A window of ANME-2 cluster archaeon genomic DNA:
TACGGCAAAGGGGAAGCCATGTGTTTATGCAGAGGGGAGATTCAACTGTTACTGTTCCCTTGAATAATCCTGTTAAAAAATCCACTCTCAAGAGCATATTGAACCAAGCAGGCGTTTCAATAGATGAATTGATAGAACATCTTTGACTTGACTTTCAAAGAAAAGCAAATTGACCTCTAATTTTCATTGAAAACCGTTAGCCATTGGACATGTTGCCGCCTAAAACAATGTATGGCCTAACTATTAATATTAAATTAATGCTTCAATACACATCGATTAAAACAGAAAACTATTTAAATACGTATGACCTAATATG
This region includes:
- a CDS encoding type II toxin-antitoxin system HicA family toxin, producing MLKLPSVSGKKIIKSLNKMGFIIVRQRGSHVFMQRGDSTVTVPLNNPVKKSTLKSILNQAGVSIDELIEHL